Proteins encoded together in one Macadamia integrifolia cultivar HAES 741 chromosome 8, SCU_Mint_v3, whole genome shotgun sequence window:
- the LOC122087313 gene encoding BAG family molecular chaperone regulator 7-like — MSRFRRIDILEPSPSLLVRETSFFIPPTLTFPSFVDDFTLPLDLFTPNPYQLDLSPHCFLPTAPSSYEIFDSVTDLIQIEKTPFSSSCKRFQTRTGPDSYLRTLCDRVSALELGFDRFANQKTGNPPDRKYSWTAEVKGAEKDGVDRKYKWTAELKGAKKGAKIGALEKNYKWTAEFKGKGKDAPVTHSYTFKASTAPAGDFSDSDSDSEKKKKKIKIKKGSKAGSSKRVVEIEEPVDQRVIVRRQAFAKRVGANAKGKKKELSPQDAALMIQVSFRAYLIRRSKALRALRELAVAKSKLKEIRAAFNNFSYRSRIARDAEERQRFSEKIIVLLLTVDAIEGADLMVRAARRSMLDELEAMLDVVDPQAPGKLGSMKRRKFDLPDGCIQKEIAAGVAKVVQMLDEEDNDSVAPEDGL; from the exons ATGAGCCGATTCCGAAGAATCGACATTCTTGAACCTTCGCCGTCTCTCCTCGTCAGGGAGACCTCCTTCTTCATCCCCCCAACCCTAACCTTCCCCTCATTTGTCGACGACTTCACCCTCCCTCTCGACCTCTTCACCCCCAACCCTTACCAATTGGACCTCTCTCCCCATTGCTTCCTCCCAACTGCTCCATCTTCCTACGAGATCTTTGACTCCGTCACCGATCTCATCCAGATTGAGAAAACCCCCTTTTCCTCCTCTTGCAAGAGGTTCCAGACTCGAACTGGTCCCGACTCCTACCTGCGGACTCTATGCGACCGGGTTTCCGCTCTCGAGCTTGGTTTCGACCGATTCGCGAACCAAAAGACCGGCAATCCTCCGGACCGCAAGTACTCCTGGACGGCCGAAGTTAAGGGTGCTGAGAAAGACGGCGTCGATCGCAAGTACAAATGGACGGCGGAACTCAAAGGAGCGAAAAAAGGCGCTAAGATAGGAGCCCTTGAGAAGAACTACAAGTGGACGGCCGAGTTCAAAGGCAAAGGTAAAGATGCTCCGGTCACCCACTCCTATACCTTTAAGGCTTCCACGGCTCCCGCCGGTGACTTTAGTGACTCGGATTCCGActcggagaagaagaagaagaagataaagataAAGAAGGGATCCAAAGCCGGGTCATCCAAACGTGTGGTGGAGATCGAAGAACCGGTTGATCAAAGGGTTATCGTTCGTAGGCAG GCTTTCGCTAAGAGGGTTGGGGCCAATgccaaggggaagaagaaggagctGTCGCCTCAAGATGCGGCTCTTATGATCCAGGTGAGCTTCAGAGCTTATCTGATTCGTCGATCGAAAGCTCTTCGTGCTCTTCGAGAGTTGGCTGTGGCCAAGAGCAAGTTGAAGGAGATCAGGGCGGCGTTCAACAACTTTTCTTACAGAAGCCGTATTGCCCGCGATGCGGAGGAGCGCCAGAGGTTCTCTGAGAAGATCATCGTCCTCCTTCTCACTGTCGATGCAATAGAG GGAGCTGATCTAATGGTTCGGGCAGCGAGGAGGTCAATGCTGGATGAATTGGAAGCGATGCTGGATGTGGTGGATCCCCAGGCTCCAGGAAAGCTAGGTTCGATGAAGAGGAGGAAGTTCGATCTGCCAGATGGTTGCATCCAGAAGGAAATTGCAGCTGGTGTGGCTAAGGTTGTCCAAATGCTTGATGAAGAAGACAACGATAGCGTTGCCCCTGAGGACGGCTTGTGA